TTGTTCCTCGGCAAGACGATTGACCAAGGTAGATTTGCCCACATTCGGGCGACCAATAATAGCAACTATAGGAAGACTCATAACCGGATGCACAATGCTCCAAATCTCTATTCTAGCGGTTTCAGCTGATACTATTGCCTGTTGCAGAAAAAACTCCGTAAACTTAGTTCACAGACAATAACTCACTTAAAAAGTTTTCTTAACTTTGGGTAACAAATTCTAATTATTCGTAACTACAAAAGCACCACCAACATTCAAAGCAATTCTGCCTCTTCAAAAACTTGTCTAACTGTTAACTCCAAACCAGGAAACAGAGTATCCACAATCGGCATATTATCACTGTAAACTTGACTTTCTTCAGCCGAGACAAAAACTTTGATAGTTATTGCTTCTGGATCGACAATCCAAACCCGTGACACTCCAGCATCAAAATAATCTCGTGCTTTGTCTTCAAATTCCTTCATTGTTTGGTCTGGAGAAATAATTTAGATTACCAATTCTGGAGGAACAGGACAAGCTTCATTGCGCTTCCAGCTTTTAGGTAAACTTTGGTAATCAATATAAGTCAAAGCGGGTACAGGTGCCCAATCTTGCCCCTGACGTTTTCAAATAATTGCCCACTTTGAACCGATTCTACCTTTTCCTTGACACCAAGTACGAAGCAAGAGTCACAGAGTTAATTATAAAGTCGAATGAAAGAATTTAGGAGAAACTTTAGGCACTGCATAACTATCTACAAACTCATAGTTGACATCTCCTTCTGGAAGCGCTCAAAAATCTTCTAATGTGATTTTTTTTCTGATACTTGTCTTAACCATAATAAGGTTACCTGTTGTTGATAAACATATTTTAAAAACTCTTGTTCTAAACCTTCTAGTTCAATACTGTTCAATCAAAACATATCGTTTTTTTCACAAATACCGAATACCACTTTCTAATCCTTGACAAACACCAGTCAGAAAATCTAAATCCAAAGTCTCAATAGTATCGCTGGGTTTATGATAGTTTGGATTTCGCATATTGGCTGTATCTGTCACCATCATTGCAGGATAACCTTGATCCCAAAAGTGTGCATGATCACTTCGTCGAGTCAGTGGAAGTATTAAACCTCTGTTAGGTACTGGTAGCCAATGGCTGGGTACGCCAACTTTACGAATACTGCGGCTAATAGAAATTAAGTCACGAATTGTGCGCCAATTGCCAATTAAAGCAATAAAATCGCCACGATTTGGGTAAAAGCGTTCTAAAGGAGATGGGTAAGTTTGCGAACCAGGGGTACGATCGCAATAGCCCAACATTTCTAGAGAAATCATTAACCGTAGCGGCTGATCTTGTTGTCGCAACTCGGCTGCATACTCAGAAGCACCAGAAGGACCTAATAAGCCGTATTCTTCCATATCAAAAGCTACCAGCCGCAGGGGATATTTTGTTGGTTGGGCAGCAAACATTCTTGCCAATTCCAGCAAAACTGCTATACCTGTAGCATTATCATCAGCGCCTGGCGTTCCAGGAACAGCATCATAATGGGCACCAATTAAAATAGGAGGCAAATCTCTTTTTTCGGACTCAGGTTGTGAAGGTAAATTCAAAATGAGGTTTTGACAAGTTTTGCTCCCGACTTTAAAGGTGTGGATTTCCACACTTCCCCATTGAGCAAATTGTTGACGAATGTATTCTTGGACAAAGAAATGTCCAGCAGTAGCTAGATAGGGATCGCGATCGCGGGCGATCGAGGTAAGGTGATTTTCGATTTCGTTCTTTAGATTCACAAATTAACTAACAAGGAACACTGTTTGACCATGTAATTCTCAACAGCAAGATACAATAAATCAAGCATTAGATCTAAACAAATTAATTTATAAGACACTATAGGAGAACAAAAACGCATGGGCAAGGTAGTCGGCATTGACTTGGGTACAACCAACTCAGTAGTTGCCGTCATGGAGGGTGGCAAGCCGGTGGTGATTGCCAATGCAGAAGGAATGCGAACGACTCCCTCCGTAGTTGGCTTCACCAAAGAAGGCGAAAGAGTTGTTGGGCAAATGGCACGACGGCAAACCCTCCTCAACCCACAAGATACCTTTTTCGCCGTTAAACGCTTCATTGGGCGCAGGTATGGCGAACTGAGTCCAGATTCCAAGCGAATCCCATATACTATCCGCAAAGATGAAGTTGGTAACATTAAAATTTCTTGTCCTCGTCTAAATAAAGATTTTGCTCCAGAAGAAATTTCCGCAATGGTACTAAAGAAACTGGCAGAGGACGCCAGTAAGTACTTGGGTAGTCCAGTGACAGGGGCAGTCATCACCGTACCTGCTTATTTTAATGATTCTCAGCGGCAAGCAACACGAGATGCTGGTAGAATAGCAGGTTTGGAAGTACTACGAATTCTCAATGAACCGACAGCCGCTTCTTTGGCTTACGGATTGGATCGCGGCAGCACTGAAACTATATTAGTCTTTGACTTGGGTGGTGGCACGTTTGATGTGTCGATTTTAGACGTTGGGGATGGAGTGTTTGAAGTCAGATCCACAAGTGGAGACACGCAACTCGGTGGTAACGATTTTGATAAAAAAATAGTCGATTGGTTGGCAGAGAAATTTTTGGAAACTGAAGGGGTAGATTTAAGACGCGATCGCTCAGCTTTACAACGTTTGTTAGAAGCAGCTGAAAAAGCCAAAATAGAACTTTCCTCTGTCAGCGTCACCGATATTAATTTACCTTTTATCGCTGCTGATCAAGAAGGCCCAAAACATCTCGAAACTCGTTTGACTCGTTCTGAGTTTGAAGGTTTGTCTGATGACTTACTTGGACGTGTACGCCTTCCAGTCAAACGCGCCATGAAAGACGCTGGTTTAACACCAGCAGATATTGATGAAGTAGTGCTGGTTGGTGGTGCTACCCGAATGCCAATGATACAGCAGGTTGTACGAGCAATGATTGGCAAACAACCCAACCAAAATGTCAATCCAGATGAAGTTGTGGCCGTAGGTGCAGCAATACAAGCGGGTATTCTCGCTGGTGAACTCAAGGATGTCCTGCTGTTAGATGTGACACCCCTGTCTTTGGGATTAGAAACCGTCAACGGCGTCATGAAAAAACTGATTCCCCGCAACACCACCATACCAGTACGCCGCTCTGATATTTTTTCCACATCAGAAAATAATCAAAATACAGTGGAAGTCCACGTCGTCCAAGGCGAACGGGAGATGGCAGTAGATAATAAGTCTCTCGGACGGTTTAAACTGTATGGTATTCCTCCAGCCCCACGTGGTATTCCGCAAGTACAAGTATCATTTGATATAGACGCCAACGGAATATTACAGGTGACCGCTCTGGATAGAACCACAGGCAGAGAACAAAGTATTACAGTTCAAGGTGCTTCTACCTTGAGCGAAGGGGAAATCAAGCAGGCAATTCAGGATGCTGAAAGATATGCTGAAATTGACAGAGAACGGAAAGAACGGGTAGAAAAACGCACTCGTGCTGAAGCATTGATTATCCAAGCAGAACGACAACTTAGAGAAGTGGCGTTGGATTTTGGCATGCAGCTTGCTCGCAGCCGCCGCCAAAGAATTGATAATATCTGCCGAGAACTGCGCGAAAGTTTGAAAGAAAATGATGACAGAGGGATTGACCAAGCTTACGCCGACTTGCAAGATGCCTTATATGATCTAAACCGTGAGATCCGCCAGTACTACGTTGATGATGAAGAGGATGACTTGTTTGGTACTATCCGTGAAATCTTCACTGGCGAAAAAGACCGAGATCCTCCCGGAGGAAACCGCCCAAGAGGCGATGATCGCGATTACCAAAGGGATACATACCGCGATTCGTTTGGAGGAAGCCGCCCAAGGGGCGATGGCGCAGAGCGCCCGCTGAGCCCTCCGGGCACGCTGCGCGAACGCGATGGGCGAAGCCCCGCCAGGGGCGATCGCGATTACTATGACACAGACAGGAACTATAACAAGGACTACAACAGAGATTATGACAGGAGAGATCGTTCCTCTGATAACACCGGTTCTTCACGCAAACCCCGTCCTAGCTACCAGGATAATTGGGATGATGACGATGATAATTGGTTATAACGTCTGATAGATATTAAGGCGGGAAACCCCGCCCCTAGTACCTCAAAAAAAGTATTAACAGATAAAATCAACAGAAAAAAAAGGTTGATTTTAAATTCGGATTTAGTAGTTTGTAAGAGGTAATAGGTAATTAGTTAGTCGTTAAAGAATTAATGAATAACCACTAAAAAAGTGAGAATTTAAAACTTAAAAATAAACAACTGAAACTATGCCAAATTTGCAGAATTTTCGGGATTACTACGAGATTTTAGGAGTAACGAAAGATGCGTCCAATGAAGATCTCAAAAAGAACTATCGACGGTTAGCGCGTCAGTATCACCCAGACCTCAATCCAGGAAACAAAGCAGCAGAAGAAAAATTTAAAGATATCGGAGAGGCTTATGAAGTTCTTTCTGACACAGCGAAACGGGCGCAATATGACCAATTTAGTCGCTTTTGGAAACAAAAAGGTTTTGACAAACAAGCAGCTTCACGAGAAAACGGCTGGAATCGTACAAACGGTCGTACCCGCAATCAAGAGGTAGATCCTGGTAGATATTCTGATTTTGATAGTTTTATCAATCAAGTCATTGGTGTAGGTGTTCGTAAAGACACCAAAAATGGAACTTCCACAACTGGAGTAGAGAGTGATCCCTTTAGTTCCACAAACAGAAAAGTTCAATACACAGTTAATTCTCGCCCCACTCGCCGAGATATAGAAGCAAGACTAACGTTACCATTGGAAAAAGCATACAAAGGTGGAAGCGAGAGGATTCGGCTTGAAGATGGGCGTTCGCTCGAAGTCAATATGCCTCCTGGTATGGTCACAGGTCAAACCATCCGCCTGAAAAACCAAGGTATCAATGATGGCGATTTATACTTAAAAATTACAGTAAACCCTCATTATTTATTTAAAATAGAAGGCTCAAATGTTTTTTGTCAGGTTCCAGTCACTCCCACTGAAGCAGTTTTAGGAGGACAGATAGAAGCGCCAACCTTAGACGGACCAGTAAAAATGTCTATTCCCCCCGGTGTACGTTCAGGTCAACGCTTCCGTCTTGCCAACAAAGGTTACCCCAAGGAAAACGGTGAACGTGGTGACCAATTGGTAGAAATTCAGATCGTAGCTCCAAAAAATATTACTGAACAAGAACGTGAACTTTACGAAAAGTTACGACAGATAGAAACCTTTAAACCCCGCACCGATTTGGTAAAATAGCGATGATGAATCGTTAATTGTTGGTAGTCGTTTGTGACCAAGCCTAAGGGCCCTTTGCTGTCTGGTACGCCAACGAAGCCGGTGTAGGGGTGTAGGGGTGTCAGGGATAATTAGCCCCTACACACGCCAGATACCTAGGTCGGGAAAACCTCCTATGGCACTTTGTGCCACGCTTCGCTATCAGTACTGGCTCCCCTATACTCTTACCCCCTTACATGCCTAGTAGCTGACAACTCACAACCAACAACCAATCACAGACTCGTGACGGATTTAAACTGCTGAGGGAATAATTAGGTTTAGAATATTAGAAAAAACGTTTAGCTAGGTGAGTGAAACGGCTGTGAATCAAAATGGGGCAATGCCACAAAGCAGCAAACCAACCTATTACTCCCTTCTAGGACTGCATCCCTCAGCATCGGTAATTGAAATCCGTCGTGCTTACCGGGAATTGAGCAAGCACTATCATCCAGATACGACAAAATTACCCACTGCTGTAGCAACTGCCAAATTTCAGCAACTCAACGAGGCGTATGCTACCTTAAGCAACCCAGAACGGCGGCTTAGCTACGACCTGAAAATTGGCTATTCCCGCTTTGGAGTCATCCAAGCACCCCCCGACTTGAATCACCCAGTTTCCTATTCTTACGACTGGTCTAAATCAGCTTACCTTGACGCCAGCGATCGCCCACTCAGCGCTGGTGAAATCTTTGCTTTGTTTATTTTAGGATTAACCCTTTTGGGTTGCTTGTTATTGGCGATCGCGATCGGCTTAACCCGTGGTGAAGGTGCCTTTCAAACACAAAGACTACATACTCCAGCAATACAACAACCCAATACCACTATTTCTCAACCAAGTGTCCCTTCAGAAATTCCAAATTAAAAACTAATTTTTAACTTTTTACCGAAAAGCTGGGTCTAAAGCCCCGTCCTTTTAGGACGGCTTTTCCAGAATTGACAGCGTATCCAAAAATACGGGATAATAATATTGCCCATAGTCTAAAAGACTATCGTGAGGCAGAGTTGGGTGCTCCCCATCTACAATGCTCAGCTGAGTGCGACATAGTGTAGGAAAGAGTAAAAAGCAATTGAATAAATCCTTTCAAACGCGGTCGGGCAGTCCGTGTGCGCTTGTGGACGTATCCAAACGGGGGTATTTTGAATGCTTGCATTTGAAGACCTAGGGAGGACGGATGAAGCAAGAATCCTCGCGCCTAAAGGTGCGATGAGTGTCAATATTGACTCTTGACTGAAATTATGGCTCTTCCTCCCCCGGAAACACCGTTATACAACCATGCTCTCCCCCAAATTGAATATTGGTTGAGAGAGCAAGGCTGTCAACGAGATGAACAACAACTGCATTGCTGGCGGCTACAGCGATCTACTTGGCAAGCAGAACTCTCGCTAGATATTGAGCAAATCATCGTGCGGTATCTCAAAGCTGGAGATGATGGACAAGATATCCAACGTGCGTTCAAGTATTCCCTCAGTCGAGAGGACATAGAACGGGCTGTTTTTTCCGGACCATAGAAGAAGGATACACAAGG
This portion of the Brasilonema sennae CENA114 genome encodes:
- the dnaK gene encoding molecular chaperone DnaK, whose amino-acid sequence is MGKVVGIDLGTTNSVVAVMEGGKPVVIANAEGMRTTPSVVGFTKEGERVVGQMARRQTLLNPQDTFFAVKRFIGRRYGELSPDSKRIPYTIRKDEVGNIKISCPRLNKDFAPEEISAMVLKKLAEDASKYLGSPVTGAVITVPAYFNDSQRQATRDAGRIAGLEVLRILNEPTAASLAYGLDRGSTETILVFDLGGGTFDVSILDVGDGVFEVRSTSGDTQLGGNDFDKKIVDWLAEKFLETEGVDLRRDRSALQRLLEAAEKAKIELSSVSVTDINLPFIAADQEGPKHLETRLTRSEFEGLSDDLLGRVRLPVKRAMKDAGLTPADIDEVVLVGGATRMPMIQQVVRAMIGKQPNQNVNPDEVVAVGAAIQAGILAGELKDVLLLDVTPLSLGLETVNGVMKKLIPRNTTIPVRRSDIFSTSENNQNTVEVHVVQGEREMAVDNKSLGRFKLYGIPPAPRGIPQVQVSFDIDANGILQVTALDRTTGREQSITVQGASTLSEGEIKQAIQDAERYAEIDRERKERVEKRTRAEALIIQAERQLREVALDFGMQLARSRRQRIDNICRELRESLKENDDRGIDQAYADLQDALYDLNREIRQYYVDDEEDDLFGTIREIFTGEKDRDPPGGNRPRGDDRDYQRDTYRDSFGGSRPRGDGAERPLSPPGTLRERDGRSPARGDRDYYDTDRNYNKDYNRDYDRRDRSSDNTGSSRKPRPSYQDNWDDDDDNWL
- a CDS encoding M28 family peptidase codes for the protein MNLKNEIENHLTSIARDRDPYLATAGHFFVQEYIRQQFAQWGSVEIHTFKVGSKTCQNLILNLPSQPESEKRDLPPILIGAHYDAVPGTPGADDNATGIAVLLELARMFAAQPTKYPLRLVAFDMEEYGLLGPSGASEYAAELRQQDQPLRLMISLEMLGYCDRTPGSQTYPSPLERFYPNRGDFIALIGNWRTIRDLISISRSIRKVGVPSHWLPVPNRGLILPLTRRSDHAHFWDQGYPAMMVTDTANMRNPNYHKPSDTIETLDLDFLTGVCQGLESGIRYL
- a CDS encoding J domain-containing protein: MPQSSKPTYYSLLGLHPSASVIEIRRAYRELSKHYHPDTTKLPTAVATAKFQQLNEAYATLSNPERRLSYDLKIGYSRFGVIQAPPDLNHPVSYSYDWSKSAYLDASDRPLSAGEIFALFILGLTLLGCLLLAIAIGLTRGEGAFQTQRLHTPAIQQPNTTISQPSVPSEIPN
- a CDS encoding DnaJ C-terminal domain-containing protein is translated as MPNLQNFRDYYEILGVTKDASNEDLKKNYRRLARQYHPDLNPGNKAAEEKFKDIGEAYEVLSDTAKRAQYDQFSRFWKQKGFDKQAASRENGWNRTNGRTRNQEVDPGRYSDFDSFINQVIGVGVRKDTKNGTSTTGVESDPFSSTNRKVQYTVNSRPTRRDIEARLTLPLEKAYKGGSERIRLEDGRSLEVNMPPGMVTGQTIRLKNQGINDGDLYLKITVNPHYLFKIEGSNVFCQVPVTPTEAVLGGQIEAPTLDGPVKMSIPPGVRSGQRFRLANKGYPKENGERGDQLVEIQIVAPKNITEQERELYEKLRQIETFKPRTDLVK
- a CDS encoding Uma2 family endonuclease, producing the protein MISPDQTMKEFEDKARDYFDAGVSRVWIVDPEAITIKVFVSAEESQVYSDNMPIVDTLFPGLELTVRQVFEEAELL
- a CDS encoding DUF3143 domain-containing protein — encoded protein: MALPPPETPLYNHALPQIEYWLREQGCQRDEQQLHCWRLQRSTWQAELSLDIEQIIVRYLKAGDDGQDIQRAFKYSLSREDIERAVFSGP